The Coffea arabica cultivar ET-39 chromosome 2c, Coffea Arabica ET-39 HiFi, whole genome shotgun sequence genome includes the window TGTGTTATTGAATATAGGTGTCACTCTATATACTTTGGTGGATCAAGGCATtggccaaaaaatgaaaaaccatTATTTAATGGAAAAAAGTTAGGAAGAACCCTAAGTATGATAATAGCCATGTGGAATGGAGAAAGAGTACCAAGAAGCATGAAATAACAGGTGATATCGGGCAGCATTTCTTGAGATATTGGATCAGATAAGGTGCTGCCACTTCATTTAAACATGATCAAATATATGGACAAGGTAATTAAACCAGAAGCACAGCAGGAGAATTTGTTAATTCCTCAGCAATGTTAATAAACAGTTAACAATGATCACGAAGGACATAAAGTATATGATGATTGCAAAATACAAATATCTCTTAAGCTTTGATGGACAACCTGAGAAATTTTAAGTAGCTGCCACTACAGAAACACAATCATCCAGAGAGATAACATGGAGAGTTTCGAAAAAGAGAACCTATATAGAAGGATTGCATCCAACACAGCAAGCATCTCAACAGAAATTAGTCAAGTAGCAATTTGGGTACCAAAATTTTTCCCTAAAGAGCCAACtcaccaaaatgaaaaacaagttCAAATTAACAAGGGGACAAAGAGTATACCCTCAGTGCTGCATGTTTGAAAGGAGTTGCATGTAAATATGACTTGACCAACTTGTAAATCAAGATATCAAGAGGAATAGGATGGTTTTCACTCCGCAGCCATGGGTGCGCTGTTACCAAACAGTGTAACTGTGTAAGTTTGTGCATAATACATAAAGAACAGATTAAGTCAGCATAGAAAGCAATGTCTTAACCAAATTGTTAACATATATTTGTAATAAGACGAACAAGTAGATAACCATATTAAAACATATTTACTGGGTACTTGGAAAATTAAAGCTCTAGCATTAACTCTTGTGGAAAGTAAAACTTACTCAAAGCTTGTGCAGCAGTCATTCTCTTCCTGTAGTCCTTGTTTAGAAGCCTTTTGACAAAGTCCTTGGCTTCTTTTGAGACAGAAGGCCAAGGTATATCTTCAAAGTTGGGATCAGCTCTGAGAACTGCCCGGAAGATTCCAGATTCTGTCCTTGCCCAAAATGGTCTACTCCCACATAACAAAATATAGGTTATAACACCAATACTCCAAATGTCTGCCTCCAAGCTATAAGATCTATGGAGAACTTCAGGTGCCACATAGTATGCACTCCCAACAATATCATTAAGTCTTTCATCTGCACAAATCCAGGTTGAAGCAcaacaaagtaaataaataaataaaagaaaacacatataaaaatagaaTCAATTTATCATAACTTACAGAATTTTGGTGTAAAACCAATAACTAGTCCCAAAACATAACTAATGACACGTAAACAGAAACAGAACTAAGCTTCATCCACTCGATAATATTAGCAAAGCCCTAACAGAAAATTTGCTGCTCATTCTAACAATGGTAAATATCAACAACTATTGTCATTCTAAAACATTGACGTCATGTGAAGCACAACTACTACGCAACTCTTTTGAATCCCATTGTAACACACTGATGTCACATGAATCCCAACCAATGACTCGCTCCTTTTTAACGAGTCAAACATTAAACTTTGCCTCGTACCACAGAAGATGTAATGAACTAGCTAAGAACTTTCGATTGGATGAGGTTTGAATTTCGTTATCCATATTGAGTTTGCTACAATGAGCAAAGAAACTAGCAGTTGAACAGAAAGTTCTAGAAAACCACTTAAGCATTTATGACCTAGCTAAAAACCTATGGTCTTATCAACAGGAAAATATACTAGCACATGTATCGGACATTACATTGAAAACTTTTCTGAAGCAACAAATCATATGTTACTTTAATCAATTGTCCACTTGTTCAAGTATGCACACAAGCTCAAGCAAAAACCTTAATGGGCCTTTAAGAAATATACAAGCTACAGAAGCATGAGGATCATACAGTGGATGAACCAGCATTAATCTCAACATAAAAGATACAGTAGGCATTCCTTCAGTGTATCACAAGGATATTAAACCAACAatgtaaaagaaaaatcaaggtaATGAGGTCATATGAAGAGGTTTTAAGGGTGATACCTGGTCTAATGAAGTCAGAAAGACCAAAATCAATAAGTTTCATATCAGCTTCTTCACTTCTAGAGGTAAAGAGGAAATTCTACACCACAAAGAGCAAATAGAAACAGCATAAATAGTAGAAAGAGATAAGTACATAGATCAACAACAAAGCATTTGACTTGTGTCAGAACAAAATTATACTGCACAcaaaaaaatagtaaaaaaagTTGCACAACCTCAGGCTTCAAGTCCCGGTGGACAACACCTTGGAGATGACAAAATGCAACAACACTCAATATTTGAGCAACAATGAGCTTAGCATCCTCTTCTGTGTATCTACCACCTCTACATTGAAGCAGCAGCAGCATATATACATAATCTCATAGCTTAACGGGCaaaagaattttcaaaatcaaGATTTCCTTTACCTAGATAATATTCTGTCAAGTAGTTCTCCACCTTCACACAACCtgtacaagaaaatataacaGCTCATGTCACATCCAAGAGCAAATGAAGATTCAGTGAAGTAAAGATCATCTAATATTGAAGTAGAAATATCCATCATGCTTATGAAAAGTGGCTGAACAGTAATTAAGTCCAATAGAAACCGAGGAAGAATGGAGTAGCACATAAATTATTAGCAAGTCCCCAAATAAGCAAAATACTTATATGCATATATGTTAATATATGAATTTTTCAGCAAAGACTTTTATGGTAAGGAAAAGATGGGATTAATTATAATAGACGCGTCGATTTATTAACTAGTACACAGGACATTTCCTTCTATGAAAAGAATTTTTCTTGTCAATTGATTCTATCCATCCTCCCAAGATAGAAAATAGTGTCAGACCATAAGCCTTTCATAAGCAATCCCTCAATTCAATTTAGATGCAAGCAGAAGTTACTTATCAGAAGATTTTTCTGATAAAAGAATTTCAATGTAAGAGAACTTTTTCCTTAAGGTAAGGCTGTCCATAACCAGAGGAGAAGTAAAATCTCATAATTACAGGAGAAAAGAACATACTCCATTACTATGTACACATTATTGGCATCTTCACAGGCATCATAAAATTTCACCAGATGTCTATGGCCAGATAGCgctttcaaaattttcacttcTCTACGGACATCTTCAATAGATATTGCTGTCGTCAtctgaaaatgaagcttgttAAGTTAAATATCTATTTTGCTCGCAGAGATTATGATGGATCAAGACTGTGCCTGAGAATGTAACAAATAAAGTAGAAAAAATGACACTAAAATCAGATCTCTGTTGATTGGACTATATCTGAGCCAAGGAAGTTAAAAACCCAGGACAGGTGAAGAGTAAAATATACAATGAATCATCAATAGTACAACAAAGAGTTAATTTCATTTAGGGGGCAAAATCTAAAACAGAATGGGTCGAATAAAAGGGGGGAAGGTGAAGTAAATATCTATCTTCCAGAATTTTGTCCCCACAGATGTGAGTGAATGAGTAAACTTAATATTCCAATTTAAGGTTTCTTTCCCAGGGCCAAATTGTTGAGCAATGCAACGTATATCTCCCCATACAAGTGACTACTTGTCTGTCTGATTGCGTGAGTTGCACAGTTACATATACATCATGCATCTTAAGATCAAACCTATCATATAGCACAAATGACAGTTAACATGCTTTGTTCCCTCACCACCTTTTTGAACCTTCTTTTAACATCCCCACTCCCCtctttaccaaaaaaaaagaaaacaaaaaacatcATTTAACAAAAgcaacttactaaacctttctAATACGTGCAAATGGACTGTTGCAGCTAGGAACGGCAGTTTCATGCATAGTATTGCTAAATGCAGTAAATCCTGGTAAGGAAACACAAATTTTCAACTTACAATATTAAGTAAATTGTGATGATACTAGTCAAAAGAATTTGATCCTAGCTACAAATTTAATCACATGCTTAAAACATGCAAGTCTTAACCCTACAGAAAAGATGCTGCCTGTGCATTTTAAGATGAAATTTGCTTATAGGTGTTCTCAATTGCTTTTGAATTCTAATTTATTGGTCTAAGAAGTAGCCCTTAAGGTGCTATTGAGGACAACTTTTGCCTTTTGAAgacttttaaaacaaaaatatgcTTCTAAATTGAAGTACTCCTTATAGGAATTTTTCCACAGTAGCTTTAAAAAGCTAAAGCATAACGAGATTCAATGCCTAAAGGATTTAATTatgtttgattttctttttcctcattAGATATGCAGTCGCTTTAAACAAACCAGCCTATTATAATATTTTAGAATTAGAAATAGAACACTTACTATTGCGAAATGGAAGGGGCTTGTCTTCCACGAAGGACGACAGTCTTGAGTTTATATCAAATGAAAATTCAAGTTGTGACTTGCTTTCTACTTACATAGATCGTTGATGAAGTCATTGGTTTAGTAGCTTTACTAAGAAACTTTGATACAAGGATAATCACAACATTTTTGAAATAATAATTCCAACGCATCCTCAGATTTTCGTACTTGTTGCAAATGTCCTAGCTAACCCATTTACTATAAGGAAAGAAAACACAAATAAGCAACTAAAGGCCACctcattttttcaaatcataatGATGGACATCTTATTCCCCAACCCCCTTTcgccaaataataataatatggaaACTTTCAAGAATCCTGGAAAGCAAGTACTTTCCAGAAATTGTTACAAATTCTGACCCTCTATATTACGATCACTAACTTGATATAACAATGGAAGAAAATCCGGTAGATGCTTTGCAACCACATGCTAGAAGAGATTCACTAAAATATGGCAATGAACTACTTAGGGTGCAAAAGCTGTAAGTTTTCACTTTCAAGATGAAAACTAAAAACCTAAATCCTCTTGGCTTCCTGCACCTCACAAGTCCGAGGAAGAAGAGCAACTTTAGTTGATGCCTCAAGCAGAAAGAAACAGGAGCTGCTAAATTTTTATACCagcaaaaaaaacaaagaaagtctCTGATGATTATTCAAGATATTTAAAGATTCTCGTAGAACGTAACACCTTTAAGATACAGTTAGAAGATCTTAAAATAGCAGCTAGAAATTTCAACTTTAAAGCTAGGTACGGCACCTGGCTGGATATAGTTTGTATTTGTCAGCTAACATCCAcaatattttcctaattagCAACAAATGAATGTATGGATAAGCTTTAGCACTATCTTAAAATAGCAGCTAGAAATTTCAACTTTAAAGCTAGATAAGGCACCTGGCTGGATATAGTTTGTATTTGTCAGCTAACATCCAcaatattttcctaattagCAACAAATGAATGTATGGATAAGCTTTAGCACTATCTTCTCATTTCCTAATCTCGCTTCCAATGGGCATAATATATCTTCTCATTTCCTAGTCTCACTTCCAATGGGCTTATTATATCTTCCAAAAAgtcctacaattttttttttctcacactAAAGAGCATCTTCAGTATTATTATAAGAAGTCTCTTTGGTACGCTAGAGGAGGAGCTTTAGTGGGTATCCAAACATTGGACTGGTGAGACTTTCGTGCAGCAGTTCAAAAAGCTTGTTTTTTCTGTGGtgatttatcatatttggaagGGACGTAATGCTGCTATATTCAGGTCTGCTTCAGTTTTGGCAGATAGCATCATGGAAGCTATAGTACAGGAGATTAGGCATGTGGCTCTTGCATGGGGAAAGATCCCAAAGTCTCATGAAAGCTGGAAATTGGATTTGGAATGGAATATCCCATTAACAGTGTTTAGTTAGTGTAATGGTCCGATATAGATTTCTGTGGTAGTTAGTTTAACGTGTAAAACGAGATATTCTATCTTGTGTACAAATTTACCTGTCCCATATCAATAAAAGCTACAATTTTGCCTAAAAAATCATACGAGGTTTCTTATTCAGGGCCAGATGGTATGTTAAAACATTTACATAAGgtgaaagaaaacaagaagtcTGATACCACTCGATGTGAAAGCACTGAATACTTGCTAGTATACACTTGCATGAGAACTTGTGAGACAAAGATCAAAGTCACACATGAAGATTTTATTGGATATTGAAAAGCAACAGTCGAAGTGTATCAAATAAATATTCACACTCATTAAGTATGGACCCTATAGGCTTTGTCAAAGAGAAGTAGAACGAAAAAGGAATAAACAAACAGTGTCATACTAAGTACCAACAGCTTGATGGGCTATTCCACTATTTTGATACCTTCCACAAAAATCCTGCATTGTATTCCACATCCAATCTTGTTTCAGGCTAGAATAACAAGTGCCCAAATCTTTGAGATTTCACATAATATTTTAATCTTTAGACAGTGCGGTGAACATTGTGGATGTTTTCAACTATCATTACTAAAGTATATCATACCTCAATAAAACTCCAGCAACTAAAAGAGCAACTCAAAACTCTTAGATTCTAGGTATCTAGCATTGACTTCCCAACAAACCAAACAAAACAGAAGCTTGCCAGCATGTGgatgttataaatttcagattCCAAAAAGGTTTGAGAATTACTTTTTTACATTACAAAGGTCTTCATAATTCTTTCACCCTAATGTTGGTTACACATATATAGAATAGGGTAGCAAACGAGTCAAGTCGAGTCGAGGTTTGGCCTAATTGAGCTGAACCTCAACTTAATTTTACCAAACTTGAAGTCAAGCTCGAGCTCAATGAGCTCTCAATGCCAAGTTCAAGCACAAGCACCATCTCAAATATGAGCCAAgtcgagcttgagctcgagcttaaaaaaataaaaaataattattttattttttaaaaaatgaataaaatagtaatttttcttaacaaataataaaatattaggaatatGCATGTGATTTcactattcaaataaaaaataatatatatatttatatatatataaaaaatcgAGCTGGCTTGCGAGCTAACAAGCTGAGTTATCTTTGAGCTCGAGCTCCACTTGGTCAGCTCAAGTTCAACTCAAGCTTAGTGTTGACCGAGCACGAGTTGAGCTTTGATCTGAACTGCTCGCGATCGGATCGATTCGTATGCAACCCTAATACAGAAGTCTGCCTTGGATCAAGTTAAAACCGCAACACATTCAACTCATGGCCTCGGGGACATAATTCATTCCAAAGAAGTGTTTTGAGAAACCTTAGGAGATCCAAAGCATTGTTGTCAGGAAAAGCCCTCAAATTTATCTATAAACCATTTGACCCTACCAAGTAAATCAAGACAAGGCATGATAACAAAAGTCCGGAGTTAAGAATGCAACGAAATCAAATGCTAATATGTATTGTTAACATGTTGGCTAATTAAAACAAACAGAACGGGCATGTACGACTTTCAACTGTGTCAAAGTCTGGAAAACTCTGTGTTAGATTTTCAATAAAGATACAGCATAAGAATCTAAGCAGGCTTTGCATTAGGATTTGAAAAAGTTTTACATGCTGTCGTACCAGACAAAGCCTGAATAATTACGTAGAACCATTTAATCATTTCTACCAGGTTAAGGCAAGTTCAACAAATACAGAAGATCATCTAACTCTCAACCTTAACTCAGTTACACCTACAAGAACAAGctgaaaacataaaaataactgTCTTGCAATCATTCATGCATTCCCCAACAACTCAGAAGCTTATACACTGCTGCCGAATATATGTTAGCATTTAATCACCGGATGTGATGCTGAGACGTATGCTAAGTTATTGAGCTTTCATGTCTCCACTTTTGTAGCCCTGAGCCTTCTATAAGTCTCAGTTTGGATCAAAAGGGTCGGATgcttatgaaaaaaaaaaaaaaaaaaaaactttctatAACAAAAACCAGGCAAGGCAATTTAAAGACTGgcaattgaaagaaaagaaaattaaagttGATGATTAATCATTAAGACCTTCTGAAATTGAAATGTTAACCAAGCCCATCAGCCGAATCCTCCAACAAGGAATTTAATTCAATTATCTAACTAGAACATTGCAACTACAACCACAAAATCCACAACCAGTAGGGCTGAATATTGATTTGAATTCTGTTGCCAAAAAAATGCAACTACAATGAAGCAAAATGGAATCTTTATCCAATGCCACTTCAGCTGTAAATGGCGATGTTGTGACACAAGCAAAGCTCGACTTAACTCAAAAGTTCAAACCTTTGAggaatcaatcaatcaatccgcggaaaaaggaaaatgaacttAGTTTACATATCAAAGCAACTAAAATTGCAAAAACATGCAATCTGTTGAGATTTGGAAAGAAGAGATGGAGAGAAATTAggcatttaaaataaaaaaaaaaaaaggaaccttTGCTTTAGAGATGATTTTAACAGCAACAGGAACGTCTTTGAGCTCGCTCTTCTTGCCCTTAGCAAAGCACGTATGGCCAAAATGGCCCCTGCCCACCTCTTTCCCCAACTCATACTTGGCTCCGAAGTTCTTATTATAACCAAAGTTCTTATCCAGGGAGTGCTGATGATGATCACTTTCGGTGGCGACGGCGGTAGTGGTAGAGTCCTCGGGGATCGGGCCCTCACGCGGGGTCTTGGGATATCCGAAGCGCCTGGCGAGGGAGGCCTTGATGTGCTTGGCCGGAGAGGGGGGCGGGAAGGGGCGCTTAAAGAATCTCCGGCCAGGTGTGGACCTGGCCGGAGAGGGGGAGACGCCAGCTGGAAGAGGACTGGTCCCACCCGGTCCTCCTCCGTGAGGATAAGGACTGGGCCAGGGGTTGGGACTGGGTAGGGCGGAGGATCGCCCCGGAGTATTTTTCACAGAGGAGATGTTAACCCCGCCGTTATTGGTGGGGGAGGAAGAGGGGCGATCATCGGGGAGGGAGGTGGTGGGCCTACCGCTGTCCCCAGTGGGGATCGTCTTGCCATAACACTGCCCCATCGAAGAAAGCAGTAGTAACAGGAGGAGCTCAAATGTGCAAATGTTGATAaatttttctctgttttttttttttgggttggttTGTGGTGGGGGTGGGAGGACGGGGAGGAGAAGCGGGGTTTGGGGGTAATAGTAGCAATAAACCTCCCTCCGTCGGTCCCGTGGATCGGAGGTGGGGAATCAAGTCAAAGTGTAAAAGGGTCTAAGCAGTAAGGAAAATGGATCGGGACAAGCAGCAGCATCTTCCCGGCGGGGATCTGAATAGCCGGTGAAGatgaaaatcaggaaatgggGGTGGTGGGTGTATGAGAAAGCCCCCGCAGCAGAAGAAGAGAGGGCAAAGTTGGTGGCAGGAGTAGGAGAAGTAGGATGGGATTTTGGGATTTATGGAAAAAGACAAAGTTAGTCGGGGAAAGAGAGAGCAGAGGAGAAGCAGAAGCAGAAGCAGTGCTgttgcagagagagagagagagagagggagatctACCAGTACAACAAACGGCGGCGAGAAAACGTTAAAATTACCGGATGAAGGAAAAGGCGGATCCGCCCCTCCCTCCCCAATTCcactcctctctctctctcgcccGCCTTCCCGGTCAAAGAGTCAGAGACTCGTACTCAGATTTTACTACACAAATTCACTCAACCCCCACCAAAAACCCAGCAAAAACCCCCCGTTCAGTAAAAGCCGCGAAAATCATcatattattaatttattcaCAAATAAAGGAGGACCAAAAACaaaatcataataataatactcTAATAAGTTTATTATagcaacccccccccccctacCTGCAAGGAGGTGAGGTGTCGCTAAAATGTCTTTTAttgcacccaaaaaaaaaagagtaaaatgtTGCCAAGAATATCGAATCTTTTgtgtttttgtcaattttttttcttgcttgaaGGGTAGTAAAGGGAAAAATGGCTGTCGTTTACTTGTTAGTTATTAGTTGTAGAGAAGGACAGCAGACAAGAGGGGACCGGCGCCGGCCCCCAAATTGGATAATGTAGAACAATAGTAGAGAGAGTAGTGTATTTCCGAAAGGCATGGCTGGTTCGGAAGAACTCACCGCCGTTTCTCATACACATCATGCCATTATTAGAGTTTGAGCTTTTAATTTTGACAATAATACTTTGAAAAAACACACTCCGTACATAGCTGGTACGCACCGTACAAACAATTACTACAGCAGCATAAGACCGAGTAGGCGACAGCAACGACCAGCCGGATCCAGTTTGCGACGAAATCCACTTAGGGGTAATGGCGGCGGCGCGGGGGTTAGAGCACCCTGCATCCATCCACTTCCGTTTTTGACACAGCATTTTGTATCAGGACTGGGGTGATCACGCGGTTTAAATCAGtgctttgaaaggaaaaaaaggaaacaaaatgtGAAGTACCAAGAAGATTATCCATTTCAgcaaaattatttatttatagcTTCAAGTcgataatattattatttttccatGCTATTGCCCAACGTCAAGTCAAAGAAGACAAACATCATGAATTCTTGAAGCATGAGTTACATCTCTGTAATCATTCAagaactatatatatatgtatcagCTGAAAATATCTCATTGCTCATCTTACGCAAATCCATCTTACAGCTAAATTTAGAAACTATAAAGTTAAGATCAAAGCAAAATGCTTCACCGAaaagttaaagaaaaaatatattattgtaTAAGAGTTACACTACAATTATAACAAAATCGCTGAGTACAAAACTATCCTAGAGAAAATCAAAGAGTTGCTGATGGACGGGCACTGGCCATAGATGTTCGTATAAGTCATCTGTTTATATAGTTTGATTTGACTGTATTCACTCTTGTAGTAGTGTTACTGTTGTAATATAGGAGGGCTTCCTCCATTGTAAAGCTCCACTGAGTATCGatgaatagaaaaaaaaaaacatttttttttttttttgctttaaaaaGTTGTAGTTCATAAGAGGACAAAAAAGGGGCCAATAAATTTGAGAATCTACAATAATAGATCCAgtttgcttttttctttttccattattTATCGGCTAAATTTGCTAAAATAATTCTAAAACTTCGTTTTAAGGAGTTGAGTGACATttcttgtcaaaaaaaaaaaaagttagataATCAATTCGTGCCATTTTAAATACTTCAATTGTAAATATTATGACCATTTATTCTTTACTTtataaatagttttttttttaaaaaaaaaaaaaaaaagagagagagatggagAGAAAGTCAGAGATATGATCATTATGCTGTTTCCGGGGGACGGGGGGTGGCCAACCATTGTGGGGGTTGTCGAAGGAAGCACCGGAAAATAGAGGTTTAGAAATGTGTCAATACAGGCGTGCCATTCATTAGGACGTGAATAACTACCACTGTAACTTCCATATCATACTACTAGCTATCAAGCGGGATATATAATAGTACCAGTGCCATATTTTGGATTGGACACTGGAGATGCCATATGTAGCCGTGGGCACAGGACATCAACATGAATATATACACATGAGTCGGGTGTACAGCATTATTATTagggaaattttcaaatgtcgaattagtgattttttttatgagttaacttatatgtaatccaatgtttTTACTGATctttgtttctatttttttggtattaaaatttaaaataaataaaaaaaagagccaaaatcactactaaattatgataatcccactactcgaaaatttcataaattttaaatgaaatatttcaacattttcttttctatcttataaatctaaatccataataaaataccaccaaaattatcctatcatagtgataaaattattattatagttgtttatcaaatagtaggtaTGGATATAAAAAATTTGGCAcctttttcttataattatactagatAATGTTATAAttatatagaaaaataaattaaaactcattacacaatAGTAGTATTTTTGggtattaatttaaaattttgaccaaatcaATATTACTTTTAAAGTTTTGTTATTAAAACTATCAAGTCAATGGAGGAAgatgcaatttttcaaactagGAGAGAGCTTAGAGCTTAGTGAAATTgtgagaaacctcaagggaggttcctgaaattatcccttattatTATGGTTACTGAGATTAAGGCTCGCATCCATGGGTAAAGAGCAGACGTGACAGTTCATGTTAGCTATCAGGCTTGATGGGCACTTGTCCTTTGGAGCATTTAAAGTTTTTTAGTGAACGACTTTTTTTCTACTTAATTAttaatgaaattaaaatatgagttTTACCTACCTATTAGTACTTCAGAACAAGTGGATTACCTATGATTAATTCTTGCTAAAAAAAAAGATCCAATTGTAATAATGCCTCCCTCCCATACATTTTCAAGCAAGGCTATAGACAgcatatatatagatatacatacatacatattgAGCTTGTTAAAAAGCCTCTATAGGGAATTACCTTCTATTTTACTGCGTGTTAGATGAATTGTCTGGGAGACGGtttctatttgttttgtaaaaaatGATTAAGCCAATCGTTTAGAATCTTTAAAATAATTGTAATGGATTCTAATTTTGATCATTGTGCTTGCGAAGCCAACAAGATTACTGCCAAAAAGAGAACTGTCATTATTCATATTAGTCTTTAACAAGTTTTTGATTTGTTTGCGTATGTCGTTTCTCAAGCACACGTATATAACAGGATTGAATGCTTTTGTACAGAGATCTGTATTGGGATAACATGGAATTGACCCAACTGGGTTAAAGCGCACACGTATATATGGATTGATTTGAGTGTGCTTTTCTAAATATACTATATATGTCCCACTAAAAGTTTAACTACAAATGCATCATCGTTCGGTGACTACGCACAGCCACTCCGTGCTAGCTCCGATACTAAACTTGCCCTATGCTTCAACAAGCGTATTTAGTTGGGTCTGCACGTAACGGTTCTGAACTTCGGCCCCGAGTTCGCGAAGTGTAATTGCAAGCTCCAGGTGAAAAGACGGCGATCGTTGCGGGCGGTGGATATCGTGTCGGGGCTTGTGTTCAACTCTTCATTCTCCGTCAGAATGCTTCTTTCCTCACCTTGTAATCCTCACCGGAAACTGGGTTGGGCTCGTGGATTTCTAATGACTGCTGCAGCGGACCCCCTTTTCTAATTTAAACTGCCTTTTCATTTGGGCCAGTGGTATCTATCCCTCCATAGATGAGACGAGGCGAACGATAGGAGAGCAGGCCGTAGTTTGGGCATTGATGCACACACAAATTACACGGGACAACATGTGGTAGATTAAACACCCTACCGTTGGTACTAAATTAAATGGATTAATATTTTATACATTACGAATGTACAAATCATCATCATTAAATGCATTAAATGCATGAGAGCGAGACAGGCGAAGGTGCTGCGGCCCGATGGACATAGAGTTCATAAATT containing:
- the LOC113728207 gene encoding CDPK-related kinase 3-like isoform X2; translated protein: MGQCYGKTIPTGDSGRPTTSLPDDRPSSSPTNNGGVNISSVKNTPGRSSALPSPNPWPSPYPHGGGPGGTSPLPAGVSPSPARSTPGRRFFKRPFPPPSPAKHIKASLARRFGYPKTPREGPIPEDSTTTAVATESDHHQHSLDKNFGYNKNFGAKYELGKEVGRGHFGHTCFAKGKKSELKDVPVAVKIISKAKMTTAISIEDVRREVKILKALSGHRHLVKFYDACEDANNVYIVMELCEGGELLDRILSRGGRYTEEDAKLIVAQILSVVAFCHLQGVVHRDLKPENFLFTSRSEEADMKLIDFGLSDFIRPDERLNDIVGSAYYVAPEVLHRSYSLEADIWSIGVITYILLCGSRPFWARTESGIFRAVLRADPNFEDIPWPSVSKEAKDFVKRLLNKDYRKRMTAAQALTHPWLRSENHPIPLDILIYKLVKSYLHATPFKHAALRALLRNATDALKESRVPDILNAMAPLSYRKMEFEEFCAAAISTYQLEALDGWEQIASTAFEHFELEGNRVISVEELARELNLGPTAYSILKDWIRNDGKLSLLGYTKFLHGVTLRSSNTRHH
- the LOC113728207 gene encoding CDPK-related kinase 3-like isoform X3, whose product is MTTAISIEDVRREVKILKALSGHRHLVKFYDACEDANNVYIVMELCEGGELLDRILSRGGRYTEEDAKLIVAQILSVVAFCHLQGVVHRDLKPENFLFTSRSEEADMKLIDFGLSDFIRPDERLNDIVGSAYYVAPEVLHRSYSLEADIWSIGVITYILLCGSRPFWARTESGIFRAVLRADPNFEDIPWPSVSKEAKDFVKRLLNKDYRKRMTAAQALTHPWLRSENHPIPLDILIYKLVKSYLHATPFKHAALRALSKALTEDELVYLRAQFILLEPNKDGRVSFENFKMALLRNATDALKESRVPDILNAMAPLSYRKMEFEEFCAAAISTYQLEALDGWEQIASTAFEHFELEGNRVISVEELARELNLGPTAYSILKDWIRNDGKLSLLGYTKFLHGVTLRSSNTRHH
- the LOC113728207 gene encoding CDPK-related kinase 3-like isoform X1 — protein: MGQCYGKTIPTGDSGRPTTSLPDDRPSSSPTNNGGVNISSVKNTPGRSSALPSPNPWPSPYPHGGGPGGTSPLPAGVSPSPARSTPGRRFFKRPFPPPSPAKHIKASLARRFGYPKTPREGPIPEDSTTTAVATESDHHQHSLDKNFGYNKNFGAKYELGKEVGRGHFGHTCFAKGKKSELKDVPVAVKIISKAKMTTAISIEDVRREVKILKALSGHRHLVKFYDACEDANNVYIVMELCEGGELLDRILSRGGRYTEEDAKLIVAQILSVVAFCHLQGVVHRDLKPENFLFTSRSEEADMKLIDFGLSDFIRPDERLNDIVGSAYYVAPEVLHRSYSLEADIWSIGVITYILLCGSRPFWARTESGIFRAVLRADPNFEDIPWPSVSKEAKDFVKRLLNKDYRKRMTAAQALTHPWLRSENHPIPLDILIYKLVKSYLHATPFKHAALRALSKALTEDELVYLRAQFILLEPNKDGRVSFENFKMALLRNATDALKESRVPDILNAMAPLSYRKMEFEEFCAAAISTYQLEALDGWEQIASTAFEHFELEGNRVISVEELARELNLGPTAYSILKDWIRNDGKLSLLGYTKFLHGVTLRSSNTRHH